A genomic stretch from Tenrec ecaudatus isolate mTenEca1 chromosome X, mTenEca1.hap1, whole genome shotgun sequence includes:
- the LOC142433760 gene encoding RNA polymerase II elongation factor ELL2-like, which yields MLDDRVPRQDKDLQTTQAVHQYQLRRSTHLPGVSTQVQGVEGLSDFPPNLLRTSMNPANNEVPNENESSRQGRVAPLQATLLGSPATPLPCWGSAGTKITVGSKMKKTIQAEGKSYDVLKKMIKAPVWQKVAIRGAGRAISESVHGSTELASSPCTTPTSPITDSVYRQPYIDRVIHLLALKDYRISELSVRLQKDGIHKKDKGTIGKVLEQVAVLNPHNFTYSLKDYLFKQVRRDWPGYNESDRQLLASVLARKAPATKSLQSSRDSNTGGIPRKKGRFPSAVVDSLRGKKGKISHLTMVAQPPSNTRLNKGKMSHLTTVTQPPSNTRLNKGKVSHLTTVAQSPSNAPLSKSKISHLTMVAQPPANPRLNKGKTSHLTTVVQSPSNARLNKARREPAATSVKSPAATAEPLCAPLSSSHRAASSCSRRGTPEGARTQDPEDDHVCQDSSTVEHLQDESNTTKYPMLLEKTHPTFPLNKTRKRAFTENQANSQTCTVTMEIQETDAPSHESYVEPNPSEDDRELYPIPQDGASTSEVPDYLTKYITIVSSEQRELYVEDFTAEFEDCHALRDTLLTLSSPFFDLKAKKMQSSPGTKEYEDINEEILREYQKLKQNNPNFCVQKKRFYYLYNKLAHIKRLVSDFDQSK from the coding sequence ATGCTGGACGACAGAGTGCCGAGACAAGATAAGGACCTACAGACCACTCAAGCAGTTCACCAGTACCAGCTCCGCAGGAGTACACATCTTCCTGGAGTTTCCACTCAAGTCCaaggagttgaaggactttctgaTTTCCCTCCAAACTTGTTACGCACCTCAATGAATCCGGCTAACAACGAGGTGCCCAACGAGAATGAAAGCAGCCGTCAAGGCAGAGTGGCCCCTCTCCAGGCAACACTCCTTGGCAGTCCTGCCACACCGCTGCCTTGCTGGGGCTCGGCTGGAACGAAAATCACCGTGGGTagcaaaatgaagaaaacaatacaGGCAGAGGGAAAATCCTATGATGTATTGAAGAAAATGATAAAAGCACCTGTATGGCAGAAAGTAGCAATTCGGGGAGCAGGTCGAGCTATTTCAGAATCAGTGCATGGGAGCACAGAATTGGCTTCGTCTCCATGTACTACCCCCACATCACCGATTACCGACAGTGTCTACAGGCAGCCCTACATTGACAGAGTCATTCATTTGCTGGCATTAAAGGATTACAGAATCTCGGAATTGTCTGTTCGACTGCAGAAGGACGGAATTCACAAGAAAGACAAAGGCACCATTGGAAAAGTTCTGGAGCAGGTAGCCGTTCTGAATCCGCACAATTTTACTTATAGCTTAAAAGACTATTTATTCAAACAGGTGCGACGAGACTGGCCTGGGTACAATGAATCAGACAGGCAGTTACTGGCGTCGGTGCTTGCCAGAAAAGCTCCTGCCACCAAGTCTCTGCAATCTTCCAGAGATTCTAATACAGGTGGCATTCCCCGCAAGAAAGGGCGTTTCCCTTCAGCTGTCGTTGATTCCTTGAGAGGGAAAAAAGGTAAAATATCTCACCTGACGATGGTAGCGCAGCCACCCTCAAATACTCGATTGAATAAAGGTAAAATGTCTCACCTGACGACGGTCACACAGCCACCCTCAAATACTCGCTTGAATAAAGGTAAAGTATCTCACCTGACGACGGTAGCACAGTCACCTTCAAATGCTCCATTGAGTAAAAGTAAAATATCTCACCTGACGATGGTTGCGCAGCCACCCGCAAATCCTCGACTGAATAAAGGTAAAACATCTCATCTGACGACGGTAGTGCAGTCCCCCTCAAATGCCCGATTGAACAAGGCCAGGAGGGAACCTGCTGCAACTTCTGTAAAATCTCCTGCAGCGACAGCAGAGCCCCTTTGTGCACCTCTGTCCTCATCCCACCGTGCTGCTTCCAGTTGTTCCCGGCGTGGCACTCCAGAAGGTGCCAGGACCCAGGATCCAGAAGATGACCATGTCTGTCAAGATAGCAGCACCGTTGAACACCTGCAGGATGAGTCTAATACCACGAAATATCCAATGCTCTTAGAGAAAACACATCCAACATTCCCTTTGAACAAGACGCGCAAACGTGCATTTACAGAAAACCAAGCCAACAGCCAAACATGCACAGTGACAATGGAGATACAGGAGACAGATGCTCCAAGCCATGAAAGTTATGTAGAGCCAAACCCCAGTGAAGACGATAGAGAGCTTTACCCTATACCTCAAGACGGCGCTTCGACATCTGAGGTCCCAGATTATTTGACCAAGTACATCACCATCGTTTCTTCTGAGCAGCGGGAGCTCTACGTAGAGGATTTTACTGCAGAGTTTGAGGACTGCCACGCCCTTCGTGACACTCTGCTGACTTTATCCTCGCCCTTTTTTGACCTCAAGGCAAAAAAGATGCAATCTTCTCCAGGCACAAAGGAATATGAGGATATCAATGAGGAAATCTTACGAGAATATCAGAAGCTGAAGCAGAATAATCCCAATTTTTGCGTGCAAAAAAAGAGATTTTATTATCTTTATAATAAGCTGGCTCACATTAAAAGATTAGTAAGTGATTTTGACCAAAGCAAATAG